cacctgtagggaggagacggagagacagcctggtgcggggggctgccaccggagggctggtgcgtggaggcggcacaggatagaccggaccgtggaggcgGCACCGGCTAGACCGGACCGTGGaagcgcactggaggtctcgagcaccgagcctgcccaaccctacttggctgaatgctccccgtatccaggccagtgcggcgaggtggaatagcccgcactgggctgtgctggcgaaccggggacaccatgcgtagggctggtgccatgtacaccggcccgaggagatgcactggagaccagatgcgctgagccggctttatggcacctggctcgatgcccactccagcccggccgatacgaggcgctgcaatgtaccgcaccgggctctGCACACGCACTGGGGAAACCATGCGCCTCGCGGAATAacatggtgcctgcccggtccctccatctccatggtaagcacggggagttggctcaggtctcttACCTGactttttggggctgcctctcgccGCCGTGCAGCCTCCTCATACCACCACCTctcggctttcgctgcctccaacTCAGCCTTGGGGCAGCGATatattctccagcctgtgcccagggtccattgccgtccagaatctcctcccatgtccaggagtcctgcgaTCGCTGCTGCTGTCCGTTACCAccctgcttggtcctttggtgatgggtggttctgtaacggctgtcgtgagaagaaggtgaggaccaaagcgcagcgtggtgagtgttcatcttatttaatgaaaactgaacactgaataacaaaacaacaaagaaacaaccggaacagttctgtctggtgaagacacacaaagactgaaaacaaccaCTCACAAAACACAatcgaaaacaggctacctaattatggttctcaatcagggacaacgattgacagctgcctctgattgagaaccataccaggccaaacacagaaatagaaaatcatagaaaaacgaacatagacaacccacccaactcacgccctgaccatactaaaacaaaagacaaaacaaaggaactaaggtcagaacgtgacagttatgATGTATATAGTGCTATTTCTATTGTTTTAATTAccattttcattattttatttcactaGTTTTACCAATGAGCTGTGGTTTATTTCACCAGTGGTTTTACCACTGAGCTGTGGCTTGTTTTCTTCCTGATAACACACTCAGTATTTCACAACCTAATTTCAAAACGTACAATATCTACAGGAACAGAGGATATGAATCATTGGCATTgaacacaattgtgtgtgtgctTCTTCTGTACCTTTGTTTGTGTCTGCTGTACATTCTGATAATATAATGCAGTGAATCGCTGTTCATACTGCATCACACCCATGTCATCCTCCTATCTTGTCACACCAACACCAAATAAGACATCTTGCACCATTATTCCATACAGCACTCTTGGAGGCCATGCACTACCACCCTTTCCCTTCAGTCTCCACCTTGGCTGGTTATATGTAAAGGTCAGCAAAGGAGAACCCTGACACAGCAGTCTGTTATCCCACTGCAAATATTCACAGGaagagatccccccccccccccacccctccttgtCATGTGGAGAGTGGATCTCCAGGCAGTGCAGACATTCATAGTCACAATTGACTCTCATACTGACTGCAGAAGGAGAGGAATCCCATCACAACAAACAAATACTTCATAATGACTTCAGATCAAAAACAGTTATTACCATGCAACCACTAAGACTAGAGCATCACACCACAAATAATGTATTTCTACTAGTGAACAAGCAGAAAGTGTTATATTTCCGTGACACATTGATGACGCGACATCCAAAACATACGGTCTACTGTGAGTGGCCAGACAGTGTTCTACCCTGTGCCGTAAGCACCTGGTGATGAGTAATGTTCACCTGTCAGGTCAATAAATCAATGCCTGTCACAAAGGTTCTGTTTATATTTGGAAGTTTCTGAGCTGTCAGCAGTAAGTCACCTTATAACAACAGATCGCCTACCCTGTAACAACGCCCTGTAACAATGGATAATCTAATATCCCCCCCTCCATGACTTactttgaggaaaaatgtacttactatgactgggatggatgtggttgtcccacctagccatcttaagatgaatgcactaactgtaagtcggtGTGGTTACGAGTGTCTGCTAACGGACTAAAgtgtacaaataaaaaataataataaagtgATGGACTAATTTCACTGACAAATCTTTATTGCTCTAAGGTTAGTTAATGTTTAGTCTCTAAAAGATAAGACAAGGAATAAAATCCTGCATTTATATTCTGAGGATTAGTTCCTACACTGAGTGACTCACTGTTGCCATATAAACGAAGACAAGACCATAATACAAGGAATCATTTCCTGCATTTACATTCCGAGGATTGGCACATGGGTCATTCTATGAAAATGGTGGCTTTCCTTTCCCCACTTTAAGCACCAGGGAAAACACTTAAGTGTCAGATAATGACACAAGATGTTTGTTTTAATTGAAGTGTTTTGTGTTAATAGACAGTATATACAGGgcgttctgaaagtattcagaccccttgactttttccacattttgttaatttacagccttattctaaaaatggattaaatcgatttttctcctcatcaatgtagattgatgaggggaaacaaactatttaatgcattttagaataagactgtaacataactaaatgtggaaaaagtcaaggggtctgaatactttcagaatgctctGTATATAGTACAACATGCTCAATACCATTAAATTGGCTTGTCCTACTCCCTAGGGtcatcaatgagttgtggtttagTGACATATTTtgagtaaaaatatatatttctctcaCACCTTAAAATATTATAATATAAAAGTATTTAGTGGAATACTTCAACTAAAATATCAACTAAATAGTATAATTTACAAGGAATAGCTGTCCCTCAATTTCATGTCACTTGTGTTACCCCGTTATAGATGACCACTTTGAAAACAATTCAACATCTTTGCCAACTTCTTCCTGGGTCAAAGGTTCATTGGAGGCAGGGCTGTTTTGAAAGGAACATGGTGGGTCTGCACTCTCTCTCATTTGAGCAATTTTAAGATTAATTTGGTAATTTCATGCTAAACCTTTGGCAactagcatgtttttttttttacctcccgCTTTGGCCAATGTGGCCAGTTTATACATGCATAATCCAGGAGCAGAATTACAGTCTCACCTTGATTTGCCACAAAATCTCTAGTTGAAAGTGACTGTTTCTGGAAACTGTGCAACAACATTTTCTCTTTTCCCCCATGCAATTTGAGTTTCAGGCAATGAGATTCAGCCCctcgccatttgagtgacagctagcaagatgcacacaGCAGGTCGAGAGAGCAATGACACATCGGGGACCGCTTTTGGCTAATgagtgctactttcagaactactacCAAATAAGTACCGGAGTGTTACACTGTTTATAGTAAAGGGAAAGGAAAGTTGATTACAATAATTTACAAACacagctgtagctcggccaccttccaccgcagatgcggaagccCGACATAGGTGGATGCCGTAgattgaaacgcagcccatgcaaaaagcCAGATATCCATCTTAAATTGACAgagtttgatggggattttttttgTTACTTAGATTGATGCACAAGTGCGTCAATAGAAACTTAAGAATTACGTGATTTAATAACAATTGAAGAAGTGTGGTTTGAGCTACTGTGGCCGACAGCTATGCCATCTAGCCTGCAAATGTCACTGGtgttattgtaaaaaaaaatatatagtttaAAGTAAATTACTAATCAAAACATATTCTTAATATTATCATTAACCTTATGTCTGATtatatatgcaaattaaatagTCAATTTACATGGAAAGCCCGAGTTGTCATTAAAATATATGTAACACCAGTGACAAAAAGGGAAGGCATAATTTTCAGGGAAATGTAACAAATTAAAATGCATTAAGCTGTCATTTATGGTGATTTACAATGTTACGGGGTGTTAACTATTATCTGACTAAGTTTTggttaaaaacatttttatttttaattgctGGTCAAAAGCCATTATTTTCATGGAACGACCCCCACTGAGTGGCTCACTGTTGCCATATAAACAAAGAATGAACAATAAAACCATTGTGACATACTGGCCCCTAAAGACAAGCATGGCCCTGACATACAGGTATCCATCTACTCCGACAGAGCAAGGGTGTCAATAAAGAAAACAAGTGTGTCGTGTCCCCTCCCCAGATACACAACagcacagacacattcacaggaGTCTTACTCAACTTGTTTTATTTACAGGAGCCACGTATGCAAAtgcattgtttttttcccccatatAATTTCAGACACTGGTAATACACAATTATCTTTGCCTTTTTCACATGAAGAGTTGACTAACCAGAGACATGGAAGCCATTCTCAATCTAAAGGCCAGACGCTTGGATGACGAATCATTGATATTTAATTCCAAATCCCTTAGAAAAAGATAACAAATAAATTAGAACATTCTCTGACTTTCTCCCCTCTTTCAGGATGTTGGTTGAATTAAACATGAATACACTAGCAGTAGAGAATTGTAGAAAAGACAAGGGtgaggacagagtttgggaaaagCAATGAAACACCACCTACCAGAATATGTAGCTAGCAAGAAAGAGATCAAACAAAATGGCACAACAAAAATATTTTTACTACAACATAACATTTACAGAAAAGCAGTACAGAAGCAACACAAGCCTGTGAGGATCTCAGCAATGAAGTGACGATGATAGTATTTCGTACCTCGTTGTTTCATGTCAGAATTGGGTGTACATTTCCCCCCCATCAACACCCCAAAAGTGATACTTCTCAATATCAATACGGATCAAACTAGTTAGAACAGTCATGTTCTGAGCTTGGTTAAGTACATGCTTTTAATGAAGTATCATAGGAGGGGGAAAAAAGAGACACctgaaaaaaaaaatagaataaaAATCGACATTAAAAGAAAATGAAAAGAACGCCATTATCCCCAGAAGGGCGTCGTAACAGAcacccttacctccctaatctgaGCTTCTGCCAAGGACTTGCAAACACAGGGCTTCCGAACCCACAACTTCAACTGTCTGAGGGAAACAAAGGTTACGGTAAATTCAACAAGAGACTAGGCGGCAAAACCTCAAGTGGACATTTTTCAAATGGGTGGGTATTTGGTGGCTGTGTCACAAACTCCCTCAATTTATTGACCTTTGAATAAACTGACCCATTGTATGACTGTGGGTCCAGGGCGATTTTCTATGTTTGTAACCCCTCGGGGGTGTGCCGAGACTTgtcaccacccccccccccccccgcagaaAAACAGAAAGCATCAGCCTCTGTCCATGCATTCGAGCAGTGAGCCGGGACAAAAACAAAACACATTGCCATGTGTCATAAGATCACCAGAGGGCTGCAGTAGTCTTGTTTTCTTTTAAATATATTCTTTACCGTTATTTTTTTGCTTGCTTTTATCTTGTTTTTTGTCTAAGACTGTGTCCTTTAAATGCAAATAAAGGAGATCATCTTAGGTTGTGATAACATCCAGTGCCCGTCTTTTCTTCTATACCTCAATGCTGTTTCCCGCGTAAAGCCTGGTCCATGTCCGAGCTGCAAGGTGCACAGAGAGGGGGTTCATTAACTACAGGTATTAGCATTCTTCTTGAAGGAATGTCTTGCTATCTCTGAATTGATTTGACCTGCAGTGGCACTTTAGGAGGCTAAAGTGAAGAGCACTACAAGAGCAGTAAGTAATTGGTTCCTTCTCACAATCACTGCCTCTGTTTAAAACAAGGCTTTGTTCACATTCAGAGATAGGTACTCTTGATCAGGATGCAAAATCATTTAAATGCCAAGGGGTGAGAATTTAAACTGAGTTCACTTCAAAACATGACACGTGCGTGCGCTGTCTCACCTGTCTCAATGGCTTGGGCTTCGTTTGATTTCCACTGCTCTGCAACATCGTTTGCAAGTGGGTCATCAGGGTTAGGAGCGCTTAATAATGCTTGGATTGATAGCAGCACTGTGCGGATCTGCAAAGCTGGGGACCACTTATCTGTGAGAGACAAAGAAAACGGTggaggaaggagtcatactttgAGTCAGGTCATGACTGTGACTAATGATAACTGAATCTGGATAACTCACCTTTCAAGATGTCTAGGCATATCCTACCCAGCTTGTCCACATTGGGGTGGTAGATTTTGGTCATGAATCGCACTTTGGGAGCTGCCATGGGATATTCTTCTGGCAGAAACAGTTCAAGTTTAAAGGTGCCTCCTTCGAAAGGGGAGTCCTGGGGCCCTGAAATCACCACATGGAAGTAGCGTGCATTCGCCTCATCAGGCTCTGCCTTTATTCCAGGAACGGGTTCGGCCAGCAAACGCTGAGTCTCCtgaacacagacagagatacagatcgAGACATGCAGGTAGATAGACAAACACATGCAAACAGAAACGTGTCATGTTCATGTTTGAAGTGAACCCAGTTTAAATTGTCTCAAGCAGAATGCGACACACATGCAAAGAACATCCACTCAGTCTTGTCTCTTTCAAGAGCACAAAATGGTCACTCGCCCAGTGTTTTTAGATCCTCAGCTAAGAGCTCATAGGATACAATCTATTGCAGTTTaattaaaggtgaaattaaaaatatataataattacATGCCTGGATGTGAACTTGCTGCAAAGTCTGTTTTTTGTGAATTATTCTGAAGCCTAGTGAGAACCAACATGTAACATCTTCATGGTATGACCGTCATTCTGATGTAAATAGATTTATTAACAATCACTTTCAAATAGAACTCTAATAGCCCCATGTAAACTATAACACCCACTGTAAAATGTTTGTCTTCTCGGTTTTTGTATTCaacaactaggcaagtcagtaagtTAGGCCAGTTGAGTAGGCTGATAATTGAATGTTTCTGTCAAACATTTGTTTTTGTAGCCACCTAGTATATGTATGACAAACTATTGTCCCATGTCTCTTCATTCATTTCTGACACAGAACTCCTGCAAGACAAACAAGATCTCCTGATCATTGGGCCTAGACACAGTTTGAGAGAAATACCTGCACTGCCACCGGTTTCTATACTACAGCCAAGTTAGCTTTGCTACCCAAAGCACTTTCATACACAGTAAACCAAGCAAGTAAATGTGAGTTTATAATGCATACTCTGGAGTCCAGTAGTACAGCAAGTTCTACCAATATCTAACTAGCTAAATCTGCTAGCTGTATGTAcgttgctaatgttagctagcagtgCCAGTCGAGTGTCACTGTTGAGATCGTTAACTTGAGACCATAGCAAGGTTACTTCAATACATATATACCAAGGAAATTATGAATTTCAACACAAATAGACAATTAAGCAGACTTGGGCCTATTCAGCAGGAAGGATAATACATTTGACCAAACATTCCTGACTTGGGGCTGAGCCTGAGACACAGTACCTAGCTAACGGAAGTAACGTTAGATAGAAAATACATGGCAATGCACGTGCCTAGTCGTATTTTTCTTCGCAACTCAAAGGGGACCGAACTACGGCTTGTGAACCATTTATCGCATGTGGTTTTTGGAATTACCTTTATAATCCTGCGGGGTAGTCCTGCCATCTTGTTTTACTGTATACAGTATTTTTGTATGTTCACTCCTTCGTCGCCGATAAACACGCCTTCTGGTGAATGGTGTTGGCCTCTGACGGGATTGTGAATGCTGGGAAATGTATTTGTCAACGACCAGCGCGAACATATTTCAATGAAACGAACTTAATGTTCCAGTAGAAAATACTATAAATATGAACGAACTCTTTATTGTAATTTCTTTGAATCACAAAAACCTGAAAGATATGGACTGAATTGAAATGATCGTAAAAATGGACAGTTCTCACAATCAATGTAATATTGTTCTGCACCGTATGAGCCAAAGTTTGAGTCCCAGTTGCAGCTTTGTCTTTCTCCCGTTACACTGGTCCCCATTGCAGTGCTCTCCTTCCACAATAACATGCAAATACCCTAACCATGTCTCAGAATTTCATGAAATACAAGGTATTCAGCAAATagggaaaatatatatttcactgaCAGTTTTGGTAATCTGCTTCAAAACAAGTGCGCAACTTCAGATATGTTAATTTTATTTTACAGCACAATTAATTACACCAAAAAACAGTTTTGGATTTGGAGGGTGAGCCAAGCTAATAATTATGTAAGGTATCAATGATTCTGAAGGTAAGAAACTCCTTAACAACTATCGGTCTTTTGGGGGATCTCTCTTTCTGCGTCGTGTATGGTACCTAAGAAAAAAAAGGAACAAAAGTTCAAATGTTCAACATACAGTGGATTCCGAAAGTaagtacagccttattctaaaatgtattaagcgATACTCTCTCGATctatacacaaaataccccataatgacaaagcaaaaacaggttattagaaattttaaaaatctgaaatatcacaagtattcagaccctttactcagtactttgttgaagcacctatggCAGCGATTATAGCTTCGAGTCTACTTAAATATGacactataagcttggcacacctgtatttggggagtttcttccattcttctctgcagatcctctcaagctctgtcaggttggatagggagtgtTGTTGCACGGCgatgttcaggtctctccagagatgttcggttgtgttcaagtccgggctctggctggccactcaaggacattcagagacttgtcctgatgCCACTCCTGCAtggtcttggctgtatgcttaaggttgttgtcctgttggaaggtgaaccttcaccccagtcgggGGTcccgagtgctctggagcaggttttcatcaaggatctctttactttgctccgttcatctttcactcaatcctgactagtctcccagtcgctgCAAAACATCCATACAGTATGAacctgccaccaccatgcgtcaccgtaggcatggtgccaggtttcctccagacgtgacgcttgccattcagtccaaagagttcaatcttggtttcatcagaccagagattctTGTTTATCATGGCCTaagaatcctttaggtgccttttggcaaactccaagcagactgactgtcatgtgcattttactgaggagtggcttccgtctggccaccaccataaagccctga
This DNA window, taken from Oncorhynchus nerka isolate Pitt River linkage group LG23, Oner_Uvic_2.0, whole genome shotgun sequence, encodes the following:
- the LOC115107130 gene encoding ubiquitin-conjugating enzyme E2 N-like, which codes for MAGLPRRIIKETQRLLAEPVPGIKAEPDEANARYFHVVISGPQDSPFEGGTFKLELFLPEEYPMAAPKVRFMTKIYHPNVDKLGRICLDILKDKWSPALQIRTVLLSIQALLSAPNPDDPLANDVAEQWKSNEAQAIETARTWTRLYAGNSIEV